From Thermus sediminis, a single genomic window includes:
- a CDS encoding UxaA family hydrolase, whose product MDQGATVIFGETSELTGAEHLIAARCATPEVREAFLSTYRAYVGMIESKGADLLGSQPTEGNIRGGLTTIEEKALGNIQKTGSRPVTRVLKPAQPVPPGEGLVFMDSSSAAAEMITLAVAGGSVLHFFTTGQGNVVGHPLVPVIKISPNPKTCETMSEHIDVPLPELLLGQMDLEEAKARILEVFERVVRGGLTAAELLGHREFVLTRLYPSA is encoded by the coding sequence CGGCGAGACCAGCGAGCTCACAGGGGCCGAGCACCTGATCGCAGCCCGGTGCGCCACCCCTGAGGTCCGGGAAGCGTTCCTGAGCACCTACCGGGCCTACGTGGGGATGATCGAGTCCAAGGGCGCGGACCTCCTCGGCTCGCAACCCACTGAGGGTAATATCCGGGGCGGCCTGACCACGATCGAGGAGAAGGCGCTGGGGAACATCCAGAAAACAGGGTCCCGGCCCGTGACCCGGGTGCTCAAGCCTGCCCAGCCTGTCCCGCCCGGGGAGGGTTTGGTCTTCATGGACTCCTCCAGCGCCGCCGCGGAAATGATCACCTTGGCCGTGGCCGGGGGCAGCGTGTTGCACTTCTTTACCACTGGGCAGGGCAATGTGGTGGGACACCCGCTCGTACCCGTGATCAAGATCTCCCCGAATCCGAAGACCTGTGAGACCATGTCGGAGCATATCGATGTCCCCCTGCCCGAACTCCTTCTCGGGCAGATGGATCTGGAGGAGGCAAAGGCGCGGATTCTGGAGGTGTTTGAGCGGGTTGTGCGCGGTGGGTTGACCGCGGCGGAACTCCTAGGGCACCGGGAGTTCGTCCTGACCCGCCTGTATCCCAGCGCCTAG